In Passer domesticus isolate bPasDom1 chromosome 1, bPasDom1.hap1, whole genome shotgun sequence, one DNA window encodes the following:
- the MED30 gene encoding mediator of RNA polymerase II transcription subunit 30 produces the protein MSTPPLAGAGMPPGAFSGTQAQAAREVNTASLCRIGQETVQDIVFRTMEIFQLLRNMQLPNGVTYHTATYQDRLAKLQEHLRQLSILFRKLRLVYDKCNENCAGLDPVPVEQLIPYVEEDGSKHDDRGAASQLRFASEERREIMEVNKKLKLKNQQLKQIMDQLRNLIWDINAMLAMRN, from the exons ATGTCGACCCCCCCTCTGGCCGGGGCAGGGATGCCGCCGGGCGCTTTCTCCGGGACgcaggctcaggctgccagggaggtgAACACGGCTTCCCTCTGCCGCATCGGCCAGGAGACCGTGCAGGACATCGTCTTTCGAACCATGGAAATCTTCCAGTTACTGAGGAACATGCAG TTACCAAATGGTGTTACTTATCATACTGCAACATATCAAGACAGACTGGCAAAGCTGCAGGAACATCTCCGTCAGCTGTCAATACTCTTCAGAAAACTGAGATTAGTCTATGACAAATGTAATGAAAACTGTGCTGGGCTCGATCCTGTTCCCGTAGAA CAACTTATTCCATATGTTGAAGAAGATGGCTCCAAGCATGATGATCGTGGTGCTGCAAGTCAGCTTCGTTTTGCTAGtgaagagagaagggaaatcaTGGAAGTAAATAAG AAACTGAAACTGAAGAATCAGCAGCTGAAGCAGATCATGGATCAGTTACGAAATCTTATTTGGGACATAAATGCCATGTTGGCAATGAGGAACTGA